CACCGGCGATCACGGCCGCGTTGTATGCCCGGTTCGTCTCGCAAGCCGATGACTCGGCGACGATGAAGGCGGTTGCCGCGATGCGCAACCAGTTCGGCGGGCATGCGATGAGGACGGCCCCGCCTAAGGGTGGCGACGCTGCTGGCGCGGGGTCCTGACCTGTACGTCTCGCATCTGACCCTGCACGACTTCCGCTCCTATCCGGAGCTGGAACTCGAGTTGGGCCCCGGGCCGATCGCGTTCGTGGGCCGCAACGGGCAGGGCAAGACCAACATCGTCGAGGCGATCGACTACTTGTCGAGGCTGGCCTCGCACCGGGTCTCGTCCGACGCACCGCTCGTACGCTCGGGTGCCGAGCAGGCGGTCGTCCGGGCGGCGGTCGTCAAGGACGGGCGTACGGCGACCCTCGAAGTCGAACTCAATCCTGGCCGGGCCAACCGGGCGCGGGTGAATCGTGCCCAGCTGCCGCGAGCTCGTGAGTTGATCGGCCTGGTGCGTACGGTCGTCTTCTCGCCGGAGGATCTTTCGCTGGTCAAGGGTGACCCGAGTGAACGCCGGGCGTTCCTGGACGACCTGCTGGTGTTGCGTACGCCTCGTTTCGCCGGTGTGCGCAGCGACTATGACCGGATCCTGCGCCAGCGCAACTCGTTGCTGAAGACGGCGCGACCCGGCCCGGGATCGGCGCAGCGTCGCGAGGCCGCGTTGGCGACGCTCGACGTGTGGGACGAGCAGTTGGCTCGCGTGGGTGCGGAGATCCTGGCGGCGCGGTTGGAGTTGGTGGACGCGCTGCGTCCCTATGTCGGCACGTCGTACGAGGCCGTCGCGCGCGGCGCCAGTCGTGAGGACGCGGCGATCGAGTACAAGCCGTCGCTGGAGCTGGGGGTGGTTTCGAGACGGGCTGCGCCCTCCTCAACCACCGAAGGGAGTGACCTACCGGTGGTTGAGGAGCGAGCGGATGCGAGCGTCTCGAAACCACGCGGTGCTGAGGACCTACCGGTGGTTGAGGAGCGAGCGGATGCGAGCGTCTCGAAACCACTCGGCGCAGACGACCTCTCCGACGCCCTCCTCGCCGAGATCCAGCGCCGCCGCAGCGACGAACTGGACCGGGGGCTCTCCCTCGTCGGCCCACACCGCGACGAACTCCTGCTGACGTTGAGCAATGGCGAGACCCGGTTGCCCGTACGTGGGTACGCCTCCCACGGCGAGTCCTGGTCGTTCGCGCTGGCGCTGCGGTTGGCAGCGTACGACCTGTTGCGCCATGAGGGCGACGACCCGATCCTGATTCTCGACGACGTCTTCGCCGAACTCGACACCCAGCGGCGTGGCCAACTCGCCGCGATCGTCGCCGGGGCCGAACAGGTCTTGGTCACGGCTGCCGTCGGCGCAGATGTCCCCGAAGCGCTGGCCGGGCGCCGCTTCGTCGTGGAGGGTGGCACGGTGCAGGAACAGTCAGGGCAGGAACAGTCTGGGCAGGAACAGTCCGGCCAGGAACAGTCCGGGCAGGAACAGTCGAGCCGAGTCGAAACCACGGCCAATGACTGACACACCGCCAGAACCCACAGCCGCCGACGGGCTCGATCTCGCCAAGTTGATCACCCGCTCCCTGGCCAAGGCGGGCGGTCGCCGGACCACCGCGAAACGAGCCCGCCCGAGAGCGGGTCGTACGCCTCGCGGTGAGTTCAGCGGCCCGCGCCCCGACGAACGCGACCCCCAGACCCTCGACAACCTGCTCGGCAGACTCGTGCGCGACGAGGGCTGGGAAGTCGACCTCAAGGTCCATTCGGTCTTCGGCCGCTGGGGCGAACTCGTCGGCGACGAGGTCGCTGCCCACGTGACTCCGGAGGCGTTTGAAGAGGGACGATTGGTCGTACGCACCGACTCGACCGCGTGGGCGACCCAACTCAAACTGCTCGCACCAGATGTCGTACGCCGTCTCAACACCGAGCTCGGCCACGGCACGATCACCGTGATCGAGGTGCTCGGGCCGCACCTGCCGACCTGGGTCAAAGGCAAGCGTTCGATGCGTGACGGGCGAGGCCCGCGCGACACGTACGGCTGAGTGCGAACGTCGCATCCAGAACCGCGAAGAGCCGATCTGGCGCCCTTTCGGACGTATAGGCCCCCACCCGACCCCCTCTGAGAGCCTCTGATCGGCTCATAATCGCCTCCCAGGGCACGTTTTATCCACATTCACCCGCGATTCTGGGGGGCAGGGCGTGGAATCCGGCGCTCAGACCGCTAAACTAGGCACTTCGGTCGCCATCCCCAGCGCCGCAGCCATCAAGGTGGCTGAGCCCGGGTTTCGCGACCTTCTCCATGTCGTGGCCTCCTCGGGCGCCACACTGAATCTCTAGAGAGGGCGACGCGTGTCCGAACGGGTCACCAATGAATACGACGCCTCAGCCATCCAGGTCCTCGAAGGACTCGAAGCGGTCCGCAAGCGGCCAGGGATGTACATCGGTTCGACCGGTGAGCGAGGCCTGCACCACATGGTCTGGGAGATCGTCGACAACTCCGTCGACGAGCGGATGGCCGGCTATGCCGACCGCATCATCCTCACCCTGCAAGCCGACGGTGGCGTACGCGTCGAGGACAACGGTCGCGGCATCCCGACCGGCACGGCGCCCGGTCAGGAGTTGCCGGCGGTCACGCTGGCGCTGACCGTGTTGCACGCCGGCGGCAAGTTCGGTGGCGGCGGATACAAGGTCTCCGGCGGTCTGCACGGCGTGGGCGTCTCGGTCGTCAACGCGCTGTCGAGCAAGTTGGTCGTGGAGGTGAAGAACCGCGATCACCTGTGGCGTCAGGAGTTCGCACTCGGCGACCCGGTCGGGCCGTTGGAGCAGGTACGTCCGCTGGAGGACGGCGAGGAGACCGGCACGGCGGTGACGTGGTACGCCTCGCCCGACATCTTCGAGACCACGATCTACAGCCTGGAGACGATCACGTCTCGCATCCGCGAGATGGCGTTCCTCAACAAGGGCTTGGAGATCGTCGTACGCGACCAGCGCCCGCAAGCCGACGAGATCGTCGAGGCCGTCGAGGACCCGACCGTCGACGCGAGCATCGACAGCGCCGGCCACGACGCGATCAAGCGCGGCGAGCAGGGCGGGTTGCAGCAGGTCTTCAAGTACGACCGCGGCCTGGTCGACTATGTCGAGCACCTCAACCGTCGCAAGGACAAGATCACCAACTCGATCATCTCGCTCGAAGCCGAGGGCACTGACGACAAGGGCGACATGAGCCTTGAGGTCGCGATGCAGTGGAACACCTCGTACGTCGAGTCGGTCCACACCTTCGCCAACGCGATCAACACCCACGAGGGCGGCACCCACGAAGAGGGCTTCCGGGCCGCACTCACCTCCCAGATCAACAACTGGGGTGAGGAGTGGGGGATGATCAAGAAGCGCGAGGACCGGCTGTCTGGTGAGGACATC
The DNA window shown above is from Nocardioides sp. and carries:
- the recF gene encoding DNA replication/repair protein RecF; protein product: MYVSHLTLHDFRSYPELELELGPGPIAFVGRNGQGKTNIVEAIDYLSRLASHRVSSDAPLVRSGAEQAVVRAAVVKDGRTATLEVELNPGRANRARVNRAQLPRARELIGLVRTVVFSPEDLSLVKGDPSERRAFLDDLLVLRTPRFAGVRSDYDRILRQRNSLLKTARPGPGSAQRREAALATLDVWDEQLARVGAEILAARLELVDALRPYVGTSYEAVARGASREDAAIEYKPSLELGVVSRRAAPSSTTEGSDLPVVEERADASVSKPRGAEDLPVVEERADASVSKPLGADDLSDALLAEIQRRRSDELDRGLSLVGPHRDELLLTLSNGETRLPVRGYASHGESWSFALALRLAAYDLLRHEGDDPILILDDVFAELDTQRRGQLAAIVAGAEQVLVTAAVGADVPEALAGRRFVVEGGTVQEQSGQEQSGQEQSGQEQSGQEQSSRVETTAND
- a CDS encoding DciA family protein, translated to MTDTPPEPTAADGLDLAKLITRSLAKAGGRRTTAKRARPRAGRTPRGEFSGPRPDERDPQTLDNLLGRLVRDEGWEVDLKVHSVFGRWGELVGDEVAAHVTPEAFEEGRLVVRTDSTAWATQLKLLAPDVVRRLNTELGHGTITVIEVLGPHLPTWVKGKRSMRDGRGPRDTYG
- the gyrB gene encoding DNA topoisomerase (ATP-hydrolyzing) subunit B, which gives rise to MSERVTNEYDASAIQVLEGLEAVRKRPGMYIGSTGERGLHHMVWEIVDNSVDERMAGYADRIILTLQADGGVRVEDNGRGIPTGTAPGQELPAVTLALTVLHAGGKFGGGGYKVSGGLHGVGVSVVNALSSKLVVEVKNRDHLWRQEFALGDPVGPLEQVRPLEDGEETGTAVTWYASPDIFETTIYSLETITSRIREMAFLNKGLEIVVRDQRPQADEIVEAVEDPTVDASIDSAGHDAIKRGEQGGLQQVFKYDRGLVDYVEHLNRRKDKITNSIISLEAEGTDDKGDMSLEVAMQWNTSYVESVHTFANAINTHEGGTHEEGFRAALTSQINNWGEEWGMIKKREDRLSGEDIREGLTAIVSIKLGNPQFEGQTKEKLGNTEAKGFVQRLVNDQLGAWLEQNPSEGKDIIRKAQAAATARIAARKARDLARNRKGLLGGGGLPGKLADCQSTNPVECEVFIVEGDSAGGSAKQGRDPRIQAILPIRGKILNVEKARIDKVLANTEVQAIISALGTGVHEEFSVEKLRYHKVVLMADADVDGHHINTLLLTLLFRFMKPLIEHGYVYMAMPPLYRLRWNKPAEHEFVYSDAERDALMKDGLEQGKKLPKENPVQRYKGLGEMNADELWETTMDPEARLMKQVTLEDAAQADEIFSILMGEDVEQRRSFIQRNAKDVRFLDI